Proteins from a genomic interval of Streptomyces sp. NBC_01445:
- the dapA gene encoding 4-hydroxy-tetrahydrodipicolinate synthase, with protein MKFRSDPAVIRGSIAPVVTPFTDEGAVDHEGLRSLIRFQLDSGSHGISLGGSTGEPSAQTVAERIAGMRTAVEEIGDRVPFLPGTGSHKLNETLELTAAARDLGADAALVITPYYARPTQEALYRWYATVAREFPDMPIVAYNVPSRTAVDIAPETVKRLFTDFENFVGVKETTKDFEHFSRVLHACGRSLLVWSGIELLSLPLLALGGAGFVSAVANLAPTAVARMYELWEAGDFEGARELHYRLHPLVDLLFVETNPAPAKWVLAQQGRIASPHVRPPLITPTDPGLTRIRALLTEGGDLTQQLGTQQNGADQ; from the coding sequence ATGAAGTTCCGCAGCGATCCCGCCGTCATACGGGGATCCATCGCCCCTGTCGTCACCCCGTTCACCGACGAGGGCGCTGTCGACCATGAGGGCCTGCGCTCGCTGATCCGCTTCCAGCTGGATTCCGGCTCGCACGGCATCTCGCTCGGCGGCTCCACCGGTGAGCCGAGCGCGCAGACCGTCGCCGAGCGGATTGCCGGCATGCGGACGGCGGTCGAGGAGATCGGGGACCGGGTCCCCTTCCTGCCGGGAACCGGCTCGCACAAGCTGAACGAGACACTCGAACTGACCGCAGCGGCAAGGGACTTGGGAGCCGACGCGGCACTAGTGATCACGCCCTATTACGCGCGCCCCACCCAGGAGGCCCTCTACCGGTGGTACGCCACCGTGGCCCGCGAGTTCCCGGACATGCCGATCGTCGCGTACAACGTGCCCTCGCGCACCGCCGTCGACATCGCACCCGAGACGGTGAAGCGACTGTTCACCGACTTCGAGAACTTCGTCGGCGTCAAGGAGACGACGAAGGACTTCGAGCACTTCTCCCGTGTGCTCCACGCCTGCGGCCGCTCGCTGCTCGTGTGGTCCGGTATCGAGCTGCTGTCCCTGCCGCTACTCGCCCTGGGCGGCGCCGGCTTCGTCAGCGCGGTGGCCAACCTGGCGCCGACCGCCGTGGCACGCATGTATGAGCTGTGGGAGGCGGGCGACTTCGAGGGCGCCCGCGAACTGCACTACCGCCTGCACCCGCTGGTGGACCTGCTGTTCGTGGAGACCAACCCGGCCCCGGCGAAGTGGGTCCTGGCCCAGCAGGGGCGGATCGCCTCGCCGCACGTACGGCCGCCGCTCATCACGCCCACCGACCCGGGCCTGACCCGCATCCGCGCGCTCCTCACCGAGGGCGGCGACCTGACGCAGCAGCTGGGAACGCAGCAGAACGGAGCCGACCAGTGA
- the hpaE gene encoding 5-carboxymethyl-2-hydroxymuconate semialdehyde dehydrogenase, with protein sequence MSNSPEGLPSTIRHWIGGELVDASDGRTFDVSDPASNSVYAQAARGAAADIQRAVTAAESAFPAWSALSNRERARVLNRIADAVEARHDRLAQFESYDSGLPITQARGQARRAAENFRYFADVIVALGEEAFRQGGDQFSYVVRTPVGVAGLITPWNTPFMLESWKLAPALASGCTLILKPAEWTPLSATLWPEIFAEAGVPAGVVNIVHGIGDEAGQALVDHPDVPLISFTGSTDTGRHIIRSSAEHLKTTSMELGGKSPVVLFADADIEAALDSVVFGVFSLNGERCTAGSRVLVERPLYEEFTRRLAERAEQVTVGLPADPDTQVGALVHSEHYERVLNYVEIGKKEARLVAGGARPNHLAEGNYLQPTVFADVARDARIFQEEIFGPVVAVAPFDDEAEAVELANATRFGLAAYIWTSDLKRGHRIAHAVESGMVWINSHNIRDLRTPFGGVKASGVGREGGAHSIDFYTESKIVHVALGDVHTPRFGVAR encoded by the coding sequence GTGAGTAACTCGCCCGAGGGCCTGCCCTCGACCATCCGGCACTGGATCGGCGGCGAACTCGTCGACGCGTCCGACGGACGCACCTTCGACGTATCCGACCCTGCCTCCAACTCCGTCTACGCGCAGGCGGCACGCGGCGCAGCCGCCGACATCCAACGGGCTGTCACTGCGGCCGAGTCCGCCTTCCCCGCCTGGTCGGCCCTCTCGAACCGTGAGCGCGCCCGCGTCCTGAACCGCATCGCCGACGCCGTGGAGGCGCGCCACGACCGGCTCGCCCAGTTCGAGTCGTACGACTCCGGCCTCCCGATCACCCAGGCCAGGGGCCAGGCACGCCGCGCCGCCGAGAACTTCCGCTACTTCGCCGACGTCATCGTCGCGCTCGGCGAGGAGGCGTTCCGGCAGGGCGGCGACCAGTTCAGCTACGTGGTGCGCACCCCGGTCGGGGTCGCCGGGCTCATCACACCGTGGAACACCCCGTTCATGCTGGAGAGCTGGAAACTCGCCCCGGCGCTCGCCTCCGGCTGCACCCTGATCCTCAAGCCCGCCGAGTGGACCCCGCTGTCCGCGACGCTGTGGCCGGAGATCTTCGCCGAGGCGGGCGTGCCGGCCGGAGTCGTGAACATCGTCCACGGCATCGGTGACGAGGCCGGTCAGGCACTGGTCGACCACCCGGACGTCCCGTTGATCTCCTTCACCGGCTCGACCGACACCGGTCGGCACATCATCCGTTCCTCCGCCGAGCACCTGAAGACCACCTCCATGGAACTGGGCGGCAAGTCGCCGGTGGTCCTGTTCGCCGACGCCGACATCGAGGCGGCCCTCGACTCGGTCGTCTTCGGCGTGTTCTCGCTCAACGGCGAGCGCTGCACTGCCGGTTCACGCGTCCTCGTCGAGCGGCCGCTCTACGAGGAGTTCACCCGCCGCCTCGCCGAGCGCGCCGAGCAGGTCACGGTCGGACTCCCTGCGGACCCGGACACCCAGGTCGGCGCGCTGGTCCACAGTGAGCACTACGAACGTGTCCTGAACTACGTCGAGATCGGCAAGAAGGAAGCCCGGCTGGTGGCGGGTGGTGCCCGCCCCAACCACCTCGCCGAGGGCAACTACCTCCAGCCGACCGTCTTCGCCGATGTGGCGAGGGACGCCCGGATCTTCCAGGAGGAGATCTTCGGCCCCGTCGTGGCGGTCGCACCCTTCGACGACGAGGCGGAGGCGGTCGAGCTGGCGAACGCCACCCGGTTCGGCCTGGCCGCGTACATCTGGACCTCGGACCTCAAGCGCGGCCACCGCATCGCGCACGCCGTCGAATCCGGCATGGTCTGGATCAACTCCCACAACATCCGTGACCTGCGCACCCCCTTCGGCGGCGTGAAGGCATCCGGCGTGGGCCGCGAAGGAGGTGCCCACAGCATCGACTTCTACACCGAGTCCAAGATCGTCCACGTGGCCCTCGGAGACGTGCACACCCCCCGATTCGGAGTCGCCCGATGA
- the hpaD gene encoding 3,4-dihydroxyphenylacetate 2,3-dioxygenase produces the protein MTAAPAVTVAPAPDVVRSAYAQLAVTDLSRARWFWVDMLGFHVQHEDAGSLYLRGTDELTHHSLVLRKGETAALDHIAYRVRTPEDVDKAERFFTELGRPVKRLKKDEGTVGVGDAVRVIDPLGFPVEFFHDIERGERLIQRYDLHRGAQIARLDHFNICTPDIPAAYAHYKSLGFGCSETIEGDEHELYAAWMYRKQTVHDVAFTGGAGPRLHHLGVATHESHQVLRTADIFGALHEEKHIERGPGRHGVSNAFYVYLRDPDGHRVEIYTSDYYTGDPDHETYRWNVHDDRRRDFWGNAVIESWYKEATPVLDLDGRQQPVSTSLLDECAVQIGADGLG, from the coding sequence ATGACTGCCGCGCCTGCTGTGACTGTCGCACCCGCACCGGACGTGGTGCGCTCCGCCTACGCCCAGCTCGCTGTCACCGACCTGTCCCGGGCCCGCTGGTTCTGGGTGGACATGCTCGGCTTCCACGTCCAGCACGAGGACGCCGGCTCGCTCTACCTGCGCGGAACGGACGAACTGACCCACCACTCCCTCGTCCTGCGCAAGGGCGAGACCGCGGCGCTCGACCACATCGCGTACCGCGTGCGTACCCCCGAGGACGTGGACAAGGCGGAGAGGTTCTTCACCGAACTCGGCCGCCCGGTAAAGAGGTTGAAGAAGGACGAGGGCACGGTCGGCGTCGGCGACGCGGTCCGCGTCATCGACCCGCTCGGCTTCCCGGTCGAGTTCTTCCACGACATCGAACGCGGCGAGCGTCTCATCCAGCGCTACGACCTCCACCGCGGCGCGCAGATCGCCCGCCTCGACCACTTCAACATCTGCACCCCCGACATCCCGGCCGCCTACGCCCACTACAAGTCCCTCGGCTTCGGCTGCTCGGAGACCATCGAGGGCGACGAGCACGAGCTGTACGCGGCGTGGATGTACCGCAAGCAGACCGTCCACGACGTCGCCTTCACCGGTGGTGCCGGACCGCGCCTGCACCACCTAGGGGTGGCCACCCACGAATCCCACCAGGTGCTGCGTACCGCCGACATCTTCGGCGCGCTCCACGAGGAGAAGCACATCGAGCGCGGGCCGGGCCGACACGGCGTCTCCAACGCCTTCTACGTCTACCTCCGCGACCCGGACGGCCACCGCGTCGAGATCTACACCTCCGACTACTACACCGGCGACCCGGACCACGAGACGTACCGCTGGAACGTCCACGATGACCGCCGCCGCGACTTCTGGGGCAACGCGGTGATCGAGTCCTGGTACAAGGAGGCGACCCCGGTGCTCGACCTCGACGGGCGGCAGCAGCCGGTGAGCACCTCCCTGCTGGACGAGTGCGCCGTCCAGATCGGGGCCGACGGACTCGGCTGA
- a CDS encoding TetR/AcrR family transcriptional regulator, producing the protein MSEQAAPTTAIARPTKRLSASRERTILRAVYEVLAESGYQGLHYEAVATRARTSKATLYRHWPTKADLVTTAISYRPAEDLQVPDTGTLRGDLLAYLRLLAEWMSGEQGAVISGLFVTMRNDAELAALLRPLLIPAVPPVRAVCERAEQRGELALDHQDVRFIDELCAPALFMRHALLGLPLDAEFVEYLVDGVAMPLLTRAT; encoded by the coding sequence ATGTCCGAGCAGGCGGCACCGACCACGGCGATCGCCCGGCCTACCAAGAGGCTCTCGGCAAGCCGTGAGCGAACCATCCTACGAGCCGTCTACGAGGTACTCGCTGAGTCCGGATACCAGGGACTGCACTACGAGGCAGTGGCGACCCGCGCCAGGACGAGCAAGGCCACGCTGTACCGGCACTGGCCCACCAAGGCGGACCTGGTGACCACGGCCATCAGCTACCGCCCGGCCGAAGACCTGCAGGTGCCGGACACCGGCACGCTGCGCGGCGACCTCCTGGCATACCTCCGGTTGCTCGCCGAGTGGATGAGTGGCGAGCAAGGCGCCGTGATCAGCGGTCTTTTCGTCACCATGCGCAATGATGCCGAGCTCGCGGCGCTGCTGCGCCCCTTGTTGATCCCCGCTGTACCGCCCGTCCGGGCTGTCTGCGAGCGGGCGGAACAGCGTGGGGAACTCGCCCTGGATCACCAGGACGTGCGATTCATCGATGAGCTCTGTGCGCCGGCCCTGTTCATGCGCCACGCTCTGCTCGGCCTGCCTCTGGATGCGGAGTTCGTCGAGTATCTGGTCGACGGCGTTGCCATGCCGCTGCTGACCCGCGCCACGTGA
- a CDS encoding glycoside hydrolase family 3 N-terminal domain-containing protein, which translates to MRDLHLEPFKAAIAAGCAQMMPYYGQPIGTDWEEVGFGLNKGVVQGLLRDKLGFDGIVCTDWGLITDAEIFSEVHEARAWGLESLAELQRAARVLDAGCDQFGGESRTDLIIELVESGRIPEYRLDASLRRILREKFTLGLFDAPYVDADLAAETVGRADFTEAGAKAQRRSLTVLANTAGALPVTGRPKLYVDDVAAEVADEYGTLVTDPARGTAPARPVRTASQPLRVVLPLRDPGLHRRGTQADPRPARLGPDHRLHQPGTGSGHPRDRRAGRHPRRRLRRQRRRPPGRRLRPGQAGGTTPLRTPPLHGRRPRLTPRRPQRHGEPAVPVRGGADPVDGAR; encoded by the coding sequence ATGCGCGACCTGCACCTCGAACCCTTCAAGGCGGCCATCGCCGCCGGCTGCGCCCAGATGATGCCCTACTACGGCCAGCCCATCGGTACCGACTGGGAAGAAGTCGGGTTCGGCCTCAACAAGGGCGTCGTACAAGGGCTACTGCGGGACAAGCTCGGATTCGACGGCATCGTCTGCACCGACTGGGGCCTGATCACCGACGCCGAGATCTTCAGCGAAGTGCACGAAGCACGCGCCTGGGGCCTCGAGTCACTGGCCGAACTCCAGCGAGCGGCCCGCGTGTTGGACGCCGGATGCGACCAGTTCGGCGGCGAGTCCCGCACCGACCTGATCATCGAGCTCGTCGAGTCGGGCCGCATCCCCGAATACCGCCTGGACGCCTCCCTGCGCCGGATCCTGCGCGAGAAGTTCACCCTCGGCTTGTTCGACGCCCCGTACGTCGACGCCGACCTGGCCGCCGAGACCGTCGGCCGCGCCGACTTCACCGAGGCGGGCGCTAAGGCACAGCGCCGCTCACTGACCGTCCTCGCCAACACGGCCGGCGCCCTGCCGGTGACCGGCCGCCCGAAGCTGTACGTCGATGACGTCGCGGCCGAAGTAGCGGACGAATACGGCACGTTGGTGACCGACCCGGCTCGCGGTACTGCGCCTGCGCGCCCCGTACGAACCGCGAGCCAACCGCTTCGAGTCGTTCTTCCACTCCGGGACCCTGGCCTTCACCGACGAGGAACTCAAGCCGATCCTCGACCTGCTCGACTCGGTCCCGACCATCGTCTGCATCAACCTGGAACGGGCAGCGGTCATCCCCGAGATCGCCGAGCGGGCCGCCACCCTCGTCGCCGACTACGGCGCCAGCGACGCCGCCCTCCTGGACGTCGCCTTCGGCCGGGCCAAGCCGGAGGGACGACTCCCCTTCGAACTCCCCCGCTCCATGGACGCCGTCCGCGCCTCACGCCCCGACGTCCCCAACGACACGGAGAACCCGCTGTTCCCGTACGGGGCGGGGCTGACCCTGTAGACGGGGCGAGGTAA
- a CDS encoding ferredoxin, with amino-acid sequence MFEVTVDFAKCDANGTCAALMPDIFRIGEDGLLEQLRTDVEEERADELEEVVLCCPLGAISAS; translated from the coding sequence ATGTTCGAAGTCACAGTGGATTTCGCCAAGTGCGACGCGAACGGCACCTGTGCGGCGCTCATGCCGGACATCTTCCGTATCGGCGAGGACGGGCTGCTCGAGCAGCTGCGGACCGACGTCGAGGAGGAGCGTGCGGACGAACTTGAAGAAGTTGTCCTGTGCTGCCCGCTGGGGGCGATCTCCGCCTCATGA
- a CDS encoding cytochrome P450: protein MTTTLPHFEPFAPDALVHPGGALAEGPLAHGSAGYTVLSFELATAVLRDSRFRNASLQLMEDFGIKEGPVRDFRADSVLMAEGPRHLRLRTPLARFMGPATVENIRDVLRGIIRDLAADLDPAAPVDFHGVIDRRLPARVYCYLAGAPVEDAPKVASLSERTLSLLNRDPSLIPDILEAYDELFAYLRELVARKRAQGLGEDMLSFLIGRHDAGKLNEKELFDEATAMLEASSVNTTHQAGLVVWTLLRNREIWQRLVEDHTLIPAAITEVLRLYPRPGVISRIATEDIDLNGTVIPTGSDVHVAVWSANRDPERFGSPAEFVLERENNQPLTFSTGGHNCLGQGLAKVEMEEVVRYLADHFPDAVVVEDGTEIGQAGGRWLVKSLSVDLRP from the coding sequence ATGACCACGACATTGCCGCACTTCGAACCGTTCGCGCCCGACGCCCTCGTGCACCCTGGAGGTGCTTTGGCGGAAGGCCCGCTCGCCCACGGCTCGGCCGGCTACACAGTCCTGAGCTTCGAACTCGCCACCGCCGTCCTGCGTGACAGCCGCTTCCGGAACGCCTCGCTCCAGTTGATGGAGGATTTCGGTATCAAGGAGGGCCCGGTACGTGACTTCCGGGCGGACAGCGTCCTGATGGCAGAGGGGCCGCGGCACCTTCGGTTGCGTACGCCGCTGGCCCGGTTCATGGGACCGGCCACCGTCGAGAACATCCGCGACGTGCTACGCGGGATCATCAGGGACCTTGCCGCGGACCTTGACCCCGCTGCCCCCGTCGACTTCCACGGTGTCATCGACCGTCGCCTGCCGGCCCGCGTGTACTGCTACCTCGCCGGCGCTCCGGTCGAGGACGCCCCCAAGGTCGCAAGCCTCTCGGAGCGGACCCTGTCGCTGCTCAACCGAGACCCGAGCCTGATCCCGGACATCCTTGAGGCCTACGACGAACTCTTCGCGTACCTGCGGGAACTCGTCGCCCGCAAGCGGGCACAGGGGTTGGGCGAGGACATGCTGTCGTTCCTCATCGGGCGGCACGATGCCGGCAAGCTCAACGAGAAGGAGCTCTTCGACGAAGCGACCGCAATGCTGGAGGCGAGCTCGGTCAACACCACGCACCAGGCAGGCCTGGTGGTGTGGACCCTGTTGCGCAACCGCGAGATCTGGCAGCGACTTGTCGAGGATCACACGCTTATCCCGGCAGCGATCACCGAGGTGCTGCGGTTGTATCCCCGGCCAGGGGTCATCAGCCGGATCGCTACCGAGGACATTGACTTGAACGGGACGGTCATCCCGACGGGTTCGGACGTCCATGTCGCGGTGTGGTCTGCCAACCGCGACCCTGAGCGCTTCGGGAGTCCGGCCGAGTTCGTGCTGGAGCGTGAGAACAACCAACCGCTGACCTTCAGCACCGGGGGCCACAACTGTCTCGGACAGGGGCTCGCCAAGGTCGAGATGGAAGAGGTCGTCCGCTACCTGGCCGACCACTTCCCCGACGCGGTTGTGGTGGAGGACGGCACCGAGATCGGTCAGGCGGGCGGCCGTTGGCTGGTCAAGTCCCTCTCCGTGGACCTCAGGCCGTAG